A window of the Actinobacillus genomosp. 1 genome harbors these coding sequences:
- a CDS encoding FCD domain-containing protein, translating to MTKNADLRSYKKIGSILKQELIDGIYQVGERLPPERDLAEKLNVSRTVIREAIIMLELENLVSVRKGSGVYVIRQPLSEAQNDDVYEYEDVGPFELLQARQLLESSIAEFAAIQANRNDVLRLKEILNQERITLEQNDEDYSADEEFHSAIAEITQNEVLIKMQKELWKYRTNSMWKGLHTHISDQKYRRKWLKDHENILNSIQRKDPALAKKAMWQHLENVKQKLFELSDIEDPNFDGFLFNVNPVAVGL from the coding sequence ATGACAAAAAATGCAGATCTACGTTCATATAAAAAAATTGGTTCTATTTTAAAACAAGAATTAATTGACGGTATTTACCAAGTTGGTGAGCGACTGCCGCCTGAACGGGATCTTGCAGAAAAATTAAATGTAAGCCGAACGGTCATACGTGAAGCGATCATTATGTTAGAACTAGAAAATCTTGTATCAGTTCGAAAAGGATCCGGAGTTTATGTTATCCGACAACCGTTATCCGAAGCACAAAATGATGACGTTTATGAATATGAAGATGTCGGTCCATTCGAACTACTACAAGCTAGACAGTTATTAGAAAGTAGTATTGCTGAATTTGCCGCAATTCAAGCTAATAGAAATGACGTATTACGATTAAAAGAAATTTTAAATCAAGAACGTATTACTTTAGAACAAAATGACGAGGACTATTCCGCAGATGAAGAATTTCATAGTGCAATTGCTGAAATTACACAAAATGAAGTGTTAATAAAAATGCAAAAAGAGCTATGGAAGTATCGAACAAATTCAATGTGGAAAGGCTTACATACACACATCAGTGATCAAAAATATCGCCGTAAATGGCTAAAAGATCACGAAAATATTTTAAATAGTATTCAACGTAAAGACCCTGCTCTTGCTAAAAAAGCAATGTGGCAACATTTGGAAAATGTTAAACAAAAGCTATTCGAATTATCTGATATAGAAGATCCTAATTTCGACGGTTTTTTATTTAATGTTAATCCGGTTGCTGTCGGTCTTTAA
- a CDS encoding glycoside hydrolase family 31 protein, giving the protein MKTLKLIKFVKAENNRIDIECERNYLLHIFVLENDIIRVAFSKNYQFKLDRTWAITPNQADIEWSGRNRFSTDGFSLPSYQLEINDNVIEVSTNLLKLRVHKPLYLEWQYQVNNSWQPLSQDRKTGAYLFGTDDSKISHYIERNTSENYYGLGEKSGNLNRKGRRFEMRNLDAMGYNAETTDPLYKHIPFYITSRDDVSFGIYYDNLASCWFDLGNELDNYHIAYKSYRAEDGDLDYYVILGPSVLDVTKKYTALTGGTIFGPKWSLGYSGSTMSYTDAPDAQEQLKKFVDLCAEYDIPCDSFQLSSGYTSIGNKRYVFNWNYDKVPNPNAMSAHFHQAGMHLAANIKPCLLQDHPRYEEVKNLGLFIQDSEFNQPERSVFWDDEGSHLDFTNPKTIEWWKKNVTTQLLEYGIDSTWNDNNEYEVWDGNAKCAGFGKEIPIKLIRPLQPLLMMKASYEAQREFTPTLRPYLISRSGSPGMNRYVQTWSGDNRTSWNTLRYNIRMGLGMSLSGLYNLGHDVGGFSGNKPEPELFVRWVQNGVMHPRFTIHSWNDDKTVNEPWMYPEVTHIIRDTIKLRYRLMPYLYNIFWKSHNELEPMLRPTFLDHENDINTFVESDDYLLGKDLLVASVVEQGQRERDVYLPQNNVGWYDFYNHAYHKGGQTITTEAPLEKIPLFVKAGSIIPVSAREAYIDSQNDTYRELMVFPFIKDGETSNTIFDDDGESFKYRNNEYLQLVVKLHCTNTNIYIDIHKQGNWIPSYKELKITLPNNEKRQLIINGNVFIEGELVSLNDIPRES; this is encoded by the coding sequence ATGAAAACATTAAAATTAATAAAATTTGTAAAAGCAGAAAATAATCGAATTGATATTGAATGTGAACGTAATTATTTATTACATATCTTTGTATTAGAGAATGACATTATTCGTGTCGCTTTCAGTAAAAATTATCAATTTAAATTAGATAGAACATGGGCTATTACCCCGAATCAAGCAGATATCGAGTGGTCTGGAAGAAATCGTTTTTCTACCGATGGATTCTCACTACCTAGTTATCAATTAGAAATAAATGATAATGTTATTGAAGTATCTACCAATCTACTGAAACTTCGTGTACATAAACCATTATATTTAGAATGGCAATATCAAGTTAATAATAGTTGGCAACCTTTAAGCCAAGATAGAAAAACCGGTGCCTATTTATTTGGTACGGACGATAGCAAAATTAGCCATTATATTGAGCGCAATACTTCAGAGAATTATTATGGCTTAGGTGAAAAATCCGGAAATTTAAATAGAAAAGGCCGCCGTTTCGAAATGCGTAATCTTGATGCTATGGGATATAATGCCGAAACAACCGATCCGCTTTATAAGCATATCCCATTCTATATTACTAGTAGAGATGATGTAAGTTTTGGTATCTATTATGATAATTTAGCATCTTGTTGGTTCGATTTAGGTAATGAATTAGATAACTATCATATTGCATATAAAAGCTATCGTGCAGAAGATGGAGATCTAGACTATTACGTTATTCTTGGTCCAAGTGTACTTGATGTTACCAAAAAATATACGGCATTAACCGGTGGTACGATTTTCGGCCCGAAATGGAGTCTAGGTTATAGCGGTTCTACAATGAGTTATACCGATGCCCCAGATGCTCAAGAACAGTTAAAAAAATTCGTAGACCTATGTGCCGAATATGATATTCCATGTGATTCATTCCAGTTATCATCAGGCTATACTTCTATTGGAAATAAACGATATGTGTTTAATTGGAATTACGATAAAGTTCCAAATCCGAATGCAATGTCTGCACATTTTCACCAAGCCGGTATGCATTTAGCTGCAAATATTAAGCCTTGTTTACTACAAGATCATCCGCGTTACGAAGAAGTAAAAAACTTAGGTTTATTTATCCAAGATTCTGAATTTAATCAACCGGAACGCTCGGTATTCTGGGATGACGAAGGCTCTCATTTAGATTTTACCAATCCAAAAACTATCGAATGGTGGAAAAAAAATGTAACCACACAACTTTTAGAATACGGTATTGATTCTACTTGGAATGATAACAACGAATATGAAGTTTGGGATGGAAATGCAAAATGTGCAGGTTTTGGTAAAGAAATTCCAATTAAACTCATTCGACCGTTACAGCCGCTATTAATGATGAAAGCTTCCTACGAAGCACAACGTGAATTTACTCCTACTCTACGCCCATATCTCATCTCTCGTTCAGGAAGCCCGGGTATGAATCGTTATGTTCAAACTTGGTCGGGAGATAATAGAACCAGTTGGAATACCCTACGTTATAACATTCGTATGGGACTTGGTATGAGTTTATCCGGTTTATACAATTTAGGCCACGATGTCGGCGGATTTTCCGGTAATAAACCTGAACCGGAATTATTTGTTCGTTGGGTTCAGAATGGTGTAATGCACCCTCGTTTTACGATTCATTCTTGGAATGATGATAAAACGGTTAATGAACCTTGGATGTATCCGGAGGTAACTCATATTATCAGAGATACAATTAAACTTCGTTATCGCTTAATGCCATATCTCTATAACATCTTTTGGAAATCTCATAATGAATTAGAGCCGATGTTACGTCCGACGTTCTTGGATCATGAAAATGATATAAACACATTTGTAGAAAGTGATGATTATCTTTTAGGTAAAGATCTACTTGTTGCATCTGTAGTAGAACAAGGACAACGTGAACGGGATGTCTATTTACCTCAAAATAATGTAGGTTGGTATGATTTTTATAATCACGCTTATCATAAGGGCGGACAAACAATTACAACTGAAGCTCCTCTCGAGAAAATTCCATTATTTGTAAAAGCAGGTTCAATTATTCCGGTGTCTGCTAGAGAAGCCTATATAGATTCTCAAAATGATACCTACAGAGAACTAATGGTATTTCCATTTATAAAAGATGGAGAAACGTCAAATACTATTTTTGACGATGACGGAGAAAGTTTTAAATACCGTAACAACGAGTATTTACAATTAGTGGTAAAATTACATTGTACGAATACAAATATCTATATTGATATTCATAAACAAGGTAATTGGATTCCATCTTATAAAGAGCTAAAAATAACACTTCCAAATAATGAAAAAAGACAGCTTATTATAAACGGTAATGTCTTTATAGAAGGGGAGTTAGTTTCATTAAATGATATTCCTAGAGAGAGTTAA
- a CDS encoding TRAP transporter large permease, which translates to MEWTTIITLAGSFFFFLAIGVPISFAIGVSSFLTILLAIPFDSAIAVISQKMASGLDSFSLLAIPFFILAGNIMNRGGIAIRLIEFAKVLGGRLPGSLAHVNVLANMMFGSISGSAVAAAAAVGGTMAPLQKKEGYDPAFSAAVNITSSPTGLLIPPSNTFIVYSLISGGTSIGALFLAGYIPGILMGLGIMIVAYFFAKKHKYPVSPKPTLKEVTHRTLDALPSLGLVIVIIGGIIGGIFTATEASAIAVVYTLILSMIVYKEISLKELPAIILDAMVTTSIVLLLIGASMGMSWAMANADIPYTISDALLGISDNPIIILLIINIILLIVGTFMDMTPALLIFTPIFLPIVTELGMDPVHFGILMAFNLSIGICTPPVGSTLFVGCSVAGVKIDKVIKPLLPFYAILIVTLFIVTFIPQLSLWLPQMLLGY; encoded by the coding sequence ATGGAATGGACAACGATTATCACATTAGCCGGTAGTTTTTTCTTTTTTCTTGCTATTGGTGTACCAATCTCATTTGCTATTGGTGTATCTTCATTTTTAACTATTCTGCTGGCAATACCTTTTGATTCTGCGATTGCTGTTATTTCTCAAAAAATGGCATCCGGTTTAGATAGTTTTTCTTTACTTGCAATCCCATTCTTTATTCTTGCCGGGAACATTATGAATAGAGGAGGAATTGCAATACGATTAATTGAGTTTGCTAAAGTATTGGGCGGTCGTTTACCGGGTTCTCTTGCTCATGTAAACGTATTAGCAAATATGATGTTCGGTTCTATTTCAGGTTCTGCTGTTGCAGCGGCGGCGGCAGTAGGCGGAACAATGGCTCCGCTTCAAAAGAAAGAGGGATATGATCCTGCATTTTCAGCAGCGGTAAATATCACTTCTTCTCCGACAGGTTTATTAATTCCACCAAGTAATACCTTTATTGTTTATTCATTAATTTCAGGCGGTACATCTATCGGGGCTTTATTCTTAGCAGGATATATTCCCGGTATTTTGATGGGCTTAGGGATTATGATCGTTGCATATTTCTTTGCTAAAAAACATAAATATCCGGTATCACCGAAACCTACACTAAAAGAAGTAACACATCGTACATTAGATGCTCTACCGAGTTTAGGATTGGTTATTGTAATTATTGGAGGGATTATCGGTGGTATTTTTACTGCAACTGAAGCTTCTGCAATAGCGGTTGTTTATACGTTAATTCTTTCGATGATTGTCTATAAAGAAATTAGCTTAAAAGAATTACCGGCAATTATTCTTGATGCAATGGTTACCACTTCAATCGTGTTATTGTTAATTGGTGCATCAATGGGGATGTCTTGGGCAATGGCGAATGCCGATATTCCTTACACAATTAGTGATGCTTTACTTGGTATCTCAGATAATCCGATTATTATTCTATTAATTATCAACATTATCTTACTTATCGTCGGTACCTTTATGGATATGACCCCGGCATTACTGATTTTTACTCCTATCTTTCTACCAATTGTAACTGAATTAGGAATGGATCCCGTTCATTTCGGTATCTTAATGGCATTTAACTTATCTATCGGTATTTGTACACCTCCGGTCGGTTCAACATTATTTGTCGGTTGTTCTGTTGCAGGTGTAAAAATTGATAAAGTCATCAAACCGTTATTACCGTTCTATGCAATATTAATCGTAACCTTATTTATTGTCACTTTTATTCCACAATTAAGCTTATGGTTACCACAAATGTTACTAGGTTATTAA
- a CDS encoding TRAP transporter small permease yields the protein MARLISLLDRILATFCVVLCIGLVISVVWQVFSRYVLNDPSTVTDELARFLFIWVGLVGAAYGLGKKKHLAIDLLLMKLEASPKKYLLLQFVINAISIFFVSVIMCYGGSRLVLDTIAAGQISPVLGIQMGLVYLALPVSGFFMLVFLVRDVFTDIHKLSAQH from the coding sequence ATGGCACGGCTCATATCTTTACTTGATCGAATCTTAGCCACTTTCTGCGTAGTCCTATGTATCGGACTTGTTATCTCTGTTGTATGGCAAGTCTTCTCTCGTTATGTTTTAAATGATCCGAGTACAGTTACAGATGAATTAGCCCGCTTCTTATTTATTTGGGTCGGACTTGTCGGTGCTGCTTACGGATTAGGGAAGAAAAAACATTTAGCAATAGATTTATTGTTAATGAAATTAGAAGCCAGTCCTAAAAAATACCTTTTACTTCAATTTGTTATCAATGCTATTAGTATTTTCTTCGTAAGTGTCATTATGTGTTACGGCGGTAGCCGATTAGTCTTAGATACTATTGCAGCAGGACAAATATCCCCTGTTCTAGGGATTCAAATGGGTCTTGTTTATTTAGCCTTACCTGTAAGTGGATTCTTTATGCTCGTATTTTTAGTAAGAGACGTATTCACTGATATTCATAAACTTTCAGCTCAACATTAA
- a CDS encoding TRAP transporter substrate-binding protein, translating to MFTKRNALAIAISGLLAATVSLSASAKTTLKLSHNNDKTHPVHISMQNMADEVKKLTNGEVVIRIYPNSQLGNQRESMELIQSGSLDMAKSNASELEAFEPVYGAFNVPYLFKDSEHYYKVLKDPEIGGKILESTKGKGFIGLTYYDAGSRSFYAAKPIKTPADLKGLKVRVQPSPSALEMVKLMGASPTPLAFGELYTALQQGVVDAAENNPTALTLMRHGEVSKFFSEDEHTIIPDVLLISEKSWAKLTPEQQKAVKQAADNSMMSHKDLWAKMTAEEVKKAKETLGVEFVKVDKQPFVDAVKPMHDKALADSVIGPFVQKIDAAR from the coding sequence ATGTTCACAAAAAGAAATGCCTTAGCAATTGCGATTAGTGGTTTATTAGCTGCTACTGTTTCATTATCAGCTTCAGCAAAAACGACATTAAAACTAAGTCACAATAATGACAAAACTCACCCGGTCCATATCTCAATGCAAAATATGGCGGATGAAGTTAAAAAATTAACTAATGGTGAAGTTGTTATTCGTATTTATCCAAACAGCCAATTGGGTAACCAACGTGAATCAATGGAGTTGATCCAATCAGGTTCTTTAGATATGGCAAAATCAAATGCGAGTGAACTGGAAGCATTTGAACCGGTATATGGTGCATTTAACGTTCCTTATTTATTTAAAGATAGCGAACACTATTACAAAGTCTTAAAGGATCCTGAAATCGGTGGAAAAATTTTAGAATCGACAAAAGGAAAAGGTTTTATCGGTTTAACTTATTATGATGCAGGTTCCCGTAGTTTCTATGCGGCAAAACCAATTAAAACCCCTGCTGATCTGAAAGGCTTAAAAGTACGTGTACAACCTAGCCCGAGTGCATTAGAAATGGTGAAATTAATGGGAGCGTCTCCTACTCCATTAGCATTTGGTGAACTTTACACCGCATTACAGCAAGGTGTTGTGGATGCAGCCGAAAATAACCCGACAGCATTAACTTTAATGCGACATGGTGAGGTTTCAAAATTCTTTAGCGAAGATGAGCACACTATTATTCCGGATGTTTTATTGATTAGTGAAAAGTCTTGGGCGAAATTAACACCTGAACAACAAAAAGCTGTAAAACAAGCGGCGGATAATTCCATGATGAGTCATAAAGATCTTTGGGCGAAAATGACTGCCGAAGAAGTGAAAAAAGCAAAAGAAACACTTGGTGTTGAATTTGTAAAAGTAGATAAACAGCCATTTGTTGATGCAGTGAAACCTATGCACGATAAGGCTCTAGCTGATAGTGTGATCGGTCCGTTCGTGCAAAAAATTGATGCGGCAAGATAA
- a CDS encoding SDR family oxidoreductase: protein MSLARNHNFKDKVVVITGAGGVLCAYFAKEIAKTGAKVALLDINLEAAQNYADEINQEGYIAKAYQTNVLELESIKTTRDLIARDLGTCDILINGAGGNNPKATTDNEFHEFDLPDTTKSFFSLDKSGIEFVFNLNYLGTLLPTQVFAKDMIGKKGANIINISSMNAYTPLTKIPAYSGAKAAISNFTQWLAVYFSHVGIRCNAIAPGFLVSNQNRGLLFDGQGNPTPRAHKILTNTPMGRFGEANELMGGILFLMDEEYASFINGVVLPIDGGFSAYSGV, encoded by the coding sequence ATGTCATTAGCAAGAAATCATAATTTTAAAGATAAAGTTGTCGTTATTACCGGTGCCGGTGGTGTACTGTGTGCTTATTTTGCCAAGGAAATTGCTAAAACCGGTGCGAAAGTCGCATTATTGGATATCAATTTGGAAGCGGCACAAAATTATGCAGATGAAATTAATCAAGAAGGCTATATTGCAAAAGCCTATCAGACTAATGTTTTAGAGCTAGAAAGTATTAAAACTACTCGTGATTTAATTGCTCGGGATTTGGGAACTTGCGATATTTTAATTAATGGAGCGGGAGGGAATAATCCGAAAGCAACTACTGATAACGAATTCCACGAGTTTGATTTACCGGATACCACAAAATCTTTCTTTTCATTAGATAAATCAGGTATTGAATTTGTTTTTAACTTGAATTACTTAGGAACATTATTACCGACCCAAGTCTTTGCGAAAGATATGATCGGTAAGAAAGGTGCAAATATCATTAATATTTCAAGCATGAATGCTTACACTCCATTAACAAAAATCCCGGCATATTCAGGTGCAAAAGCGGCAATTAGTAATTTTACACAATGGTTAGCGGTATATTTTTCTCACGTAGGTATTCGCTGTAATGCCATCGCTCCGGGCTTTTTAGTAAGTAATCAAAATCGCGGCTTATTATTTGATGGGCAAGGAAACCCTACACCAAGAGCGCATAAGATTCTCACTAATACTCCAATGGGGCGTTTTGGTGAAGCAAATGAATTAATGGGAGGAATTCTATTCTTAATGGATGAAGAATATGCGAGTTTTATTAACGGCGTTGTATTACCGATTGACGGCGGTTTCTCTGCATATAGTGGAGTGTAG
- the uxaC gene encoding glucuronate isomerase, giving the protein MKQFMCEDFLLSNDIARELYHSYAKDQPIFDYHCHLSPKEIAENRQFKDLSEIWLEGDHYKWRAMRSAGIDEKLITGNASNYEKYQAWAKTVPQCIGNPIYHWTHLELRRPFGLTNILFSPKTEKQIWDECNEMLQQPEFSARGIMQQMNVKLSGTTDDPIDSLEYHKIIKDDPNFDIEVVPSFRPDKAFKIELPTFNDYIKQLGRVSDIEINSFSALKKALLKRVEHFDSNGCKSADHGIEVLRFSPIPDEAKLDQILQKRLENKPLSEQEIAQFTTAVLVWLATEYCKRNWVMQMHIGALRNNNTRMFKLLGADSGFDSIADLTYASQLSHLLDAMDQTNQLPKTILYCLNPRDNEMIASMIGNFQTGGIAGKIQFGSGWWFNDQKDGMERQLQQLSQLGLLSQFVGMLTDSRSFLSYTRHEYFRRILCEMIGTWVVKGEAPNDIELLGNMVKNICYHNAKNYFK; this is encoded by the coding sequence ATGAAACAATTTATGTGTGAAGATTTTCTATTATCTAATGATATTGCTCGTGAGCTATATCATAGTTATGCAAAAGATCAGCCTATATTTGATTATCACTGCCATCTTTCGCCAAAAGAGATTGCCGAAAATCGACAATTTAAAGATCTCTCTGAAATTTGGTTAGAGGGGGATCATTATAAATGGAGAGCAATGCGTTCGGCCGGTATTGACGAAAAATTAATTACCGGTAATGCGAGCAATTATGAAAAATATCAGGCATGGGCGAAAACGGTTCCCCAATGTATCGGCAATCCGATTTATCACTGGACACATTTAGAGTTACGTCGTCCGTTTGGTTTGACGAATATTTTATTTAGCCCGAAAACGGAAAAACAAATTTGGGATGAATGTAATGAAATGCTTCAACAGCCTGAATTTTCTGCTCGAGGCATTATGCAACAAATGAATGTTAAGCTATCCGGTACAACGGATGACCCTATTGATAGTTTGGAATACCATAAAATCATTAAAGATGACCCTAATTTTGATATTGAGGTTGTTCCGAGTTTCAGACCGGATAAAGCGTTTAAAATCGAATTACCTACATTTAATGATTATATCAAACAACTCGGTAGAGTGAGCGATATTGAAATTAATTCATTCTCCGCTTTGAAAAAAGCATTACTAAAACGAGTTGAACATTTTGATTCGAATGGTTGTAAATCTGCGGATCACGGCATTGAAGTGCTACGATTTTCTCCAATTCCCGATGAAGCGAAATTAGATCAAATCTTGCAAAAAAGATTAGAAAATAAACCGCTTTCGGAACAAGAAATCGCTCAATTTACAACTGCCGTTTTAGTATGGCTGGCAACTGAATATTGTAAGCGTAATTGGGTAATGCAGATGCATATCGGAGCTTTACGTAACAATAATACTAGAATGTTTAAATTACTTGGTGCGGATTCCGGTTTTGATTCAATTGCAGATCTTACTTATGCTTCACAGCTTTCTCATTTATTAGATGCAATGGATCAAACCAATCAATTACCAAAAACAATTTTATATTGTTTAAATCCTCGTGATAACGAGATGATTGCTTCGATGATCGGTAATTTTCAAACAGGTGGGATTGCAGGAAAAATTCAGTTCGGATCAGGCTGGTGGTTTAATGATCAAAAAGATGGAATGGAAAGACAACTACAACAGCTTTCTCAACTAGGCTTGTTAAGTCAATTTGTTGGTATGCTTACCGATTCTAGAAGCTTCCTATCTTATACTCGTCATGAATATTTCCGCCGTATTTTATGTGAAATGATCGGGACTTGGGTGGTAAAAGGTGAAGCTCCGAATGATATTGAGTTGTTGGGGAATATGGTCAAAAACATTTGTTACCATAATGCAAAAAATTATTTCAAATAA
- a CDS encoding sugar kinase, translating to MKKLALLGECMIELNGEPFGQMRQTYGGDTLNTATYLARVSAPEKLQVCYVSALGTDKLSQGMLAYWQADGINTQWVLKDEQRSPGLYLIQLDKQGERTFLYWRNQSAARYLLQHPNFPQVLSELDSVDMIYLSGISLAILPEIDRALLITYLAALKEAGVEIAFDSNFRPKLWESVEQAQACYKALLPLVDVALVTFDDEAMLWQDKDEQQTIARLSAYGIAKIVVKQGSRGAVVCEYQQQTTAPTTPVEHVVDTTSAGDSFNAGFLAGYLQDKPLEVCCRQGNQLAGIVIQHKGAIIEKSATAHLLAQFNSM from the coding sequence ATGAAAAAACTAGCCCTTTTAGGGGAGTGCATGATAGAGCTGAATGGGGAGCCGTTTGGGCAAATGCGCCAGACTTATGGCGGCGATACGCTCAATACGGCAACCTATTTGGCACGAGTCTCCGCTCCCGAAAAGCTTCAAGTGTGCTACGTGTCTGCTTTAGGGACAGATAAATTAAGTCAAGGAATGTTGGCTTATTGGCAAGCAGACGGCATTAATACTCAATGGGTGTTAAAAGACGAACAGCGTTCGCCGGGGTTGTATTTAATTCAATTAGATAAGCAAGGCGAACGAACATTTTTGTATTGGCGTAATCAATCGGCAGCCCGTTATTTATTGCAGCATCCGAATTTTCCTCAAGTATTAAGCGAGCTGGATTCGGTAGATATGATTTATTTAAGCGGCATATCTTTAGCTATTTTACCGGAAATTGACCGAGCGTTATTGATTACTTATTTAGCGGCATTAAAAGAAGCGGGAGTTGAAATTGCGTTTGACAGTAATTTCCGTCCTAAGCTTTGGGAAAGCGTTGAACAGGCACAAGCTTGTTATAAAGCTCTATTACCGTTAGTTGATGTGGCTTTAGTGACGTTTGATGATGAAGCGATGTTATGGCAAGACAAGGACGAACAGCAGACCATTGCGCGTTTATCGGCTTACGGGATTGCTAAAATCGTAGTAAAACAAGGTAGTCGCGGCGCAGTCGTTTGTGAGTATCAGCAACAAACGACTGCGCCGACCACTCCGGTGGAACACGTTGTAGATACCACTTCTGCAGGGGATTCTTTTAATGCCGGATTCTTAGCCGGTTATTTACAAGATAAACCGCTAGAAGTGTGCTGTCGTCAAGGTAATCAATTAGCCGGTATTGTCATTCAACACAAAGGCGCAATTATTGAGAAATCGGCGACAGCTCATTTACTCGCTCAATTTAATTCGATGTAG
- a CDS encoding bifunctional 4-hydroxy-2-oxoglutarate aldolase/2-dehydro-3-deoxy-phosphogluconate aldolase encodes MKYTTAQIIEKLRQVKVVPVIAVEQAEDILPLVKTLAENGLPVAEITFRSAAAEEAIRLVRQHYPDVLIAAGTVLTAEQVVKAKNAGADFVVTPGFNPTIVKLCQDLDFPITPGVNNPMSIEAALALGIEAVKFFPAEASGGVKMIKALLGPYSNLQIMPTGGISPSNIKDYLAIPNIVACGGSWFVEKSLIQAKNWDEIGRLVREAVTLTHA; translated from the coding sequence ATGAAATATACAACAGCACAAATAATTGAAAAACTTCGTCAGGTAAAAGTCGTGCCGGTAATTGCGGTAGAACAAGCGGAAGATATTTTACCGTTAGTTAAGACGTTAGCGGAAAACGGTTTACCGGTGGCGGAGATTACTTTCCGCTCGGCTGCGGCGGAAGAGGCGATTCGCTTAGTACGCCAGCATTATCCGGACGTATTGATTGCCGCCGGTACGGTATTAACCGCCGAGCAAGTGGTCAAAGCGAAAAATGCCGGTGCGGATTTTGTCGTGACACCGGGCTTTAATCCGACTATCGTGAAACTGTGCCAAGATTTAGATTTCCCGATTACCCCGGGGGTGAATAACCCGATGTCAATTGAAGCGGCATTGGCGTTAGGCATTGAAGCGGTTAAATTCTTCCCGGCGGAAGCTAGCGGTGGCGTGAAAATGATTAAAGCCTTACTGGGACCTTACTCTAATCTGCAAATTATGCCGACCGGCGGCATTAGCCCGAGCAATATCAAGGACTACCTCGCCATTCCGAATATTGTGGCTTGCGGTGGTTCTTGGTTTGTCGAGAAATCTTTGATTCAAGCGAAGAATTGGGATGAAATCGGTAGATTAGTACGAGAAGCTGTGACATTAACGCACGCTTAG
- a CDS encoding YczE/YyaS/YitT family protein: MLKKSPIPLMRWSATHQWELRFDTILILSLTMIFIGIAEGLLILANLGATPWTVLSQGLALQLDISIGTSIALISFLVLLLWIPFKLRFGLGTLLNIFLISLFADISVNFLEKPETLVFRIIYILIAIIIFGVGTAIYLSCRLGAGPRDGLMVGICLRYGWKISIVRTLIEIFACVVGILLGGTFGISTILFAISIGWLIQLTFSVLVRYFQAV, translated from the coding sequence ATGTTAAAAAAATCACCGATTCCACTTATGCGTTGGTCTGCCACACACCAATGGGAACTTCGTTTTGATACGATTCTCATTCTCTCATTGACGATGATTTTCATTGGTATCGCAGAGGGATTGCTTATTTTAGCGAATTTAGGCGCAACGCCTTGGACGGTATTATCGCAAGGCTTAGCCTTACAGCTGGATATATCTATCGGTACATCTATCGCGCTAATCAGCTTTTTAGTGTTATTACTGTGGATTCCGTTTAAATTACGTTTTGGTTTAGGAACATTGCTGAATATATTTCTAATCTCATTATTTGCCGATATTTCCGTCAATTTTCTTGAAAAACCAGAGACACTCGTTTTCAGAATAATCTATATTCTGATTGCGATTATCATATTTGGGGTCGGTACGGCGATTTATTTATCGTGCCGGCTAGGTGCCGGGCCAAGAGATGGATTAATGGTAGGAATTTGTTTACGTTACGGTTGGAAAATCAGTATAGTCAGAACACTGATTGAAATTTTCGCCTGTGTTGTCGGTATTCTGCTCGGCGGTACATTTGGGATCAGCACTATCCTTTTTGCAATAAGTATCGGCTGGCTTATTCAGCTCACTTTTTCGGTTTTAGTTCGTTATTTTCAAGCGGTCTGA